ctcatctgattttttaatctcactaattatctttaacttaatcatctcactaatcattacactaactattattaacactagctaatcatcatccaaaattaatcaggagggtgttaggtattaatataaatatctagataaggaatgacctagatttacttttaatatctttacccaaaataaaatcatggtcccccaagaaaaatcatggtcccaaaagaTCATTCTTCTCTTTTCCCATCAAGTGGATGGTTAGTGGTAGACATTCCCAACAAAGCCCAGATAATCTGTATAGGCCCAGACAAATAAGGTGTCAAATTTAAGAGTACTAACAATTCTAAAGTACTGAAATAAGCAACAACAGGAAATAAAAAACAACTAATATTCAGGCACTAATAAATATAGGAATAATATATCTTCATTGTCCTACGATTTACTCAAAGTAGGGTCAAAGTAAAAAATTAAGCTCAACGATTCCTTGAGTGACTCATTGAATCGTTGATTGACACAGTAGTTTGTAATCCGATACGCTCAAAATCACATCGAGACCAACATTGACAGACAAATCAACAAAGTTGATTGTAAAATCGTATGCAACAATCCTTTGTTTACTTAGGTATAACAACTCTGCAAAAAAAACCATCAACAGAACAAACAAATTCatgaaatgaagaatggaaatcCCTATTTCTATAGAATCAGTAATAAATTattccctccgtcctaaattattagtccgctttgactaagtcaagatattaaggagatcAGAAGAGTATACAAAAATACCCTATTAAATGatatattattactaaaattaaaaggaGCATATGGAGCAtgtaagaaaaatatattgataattatgaaatttatagaaatatttaaataaaagataaaaaaaaagtctttatggattgatttagtaGATTTGTTTCCTGTTATGAAGATATCATTTAATATTTAGATTGgtgatatttaaaataattttataattgtaaAAATTTTGAAGGACATATCtgagagtttgactaaaaaatatgattataaacagaagctggaaaGTATTTTAGGATagacgaaaatagaatagaggacagaaATTTTAAGACAGGGGGATTAATGAATAAAAATGGGTTTCGGAGTTTATAGTGCTCACAGctggaagatgatgatgatgatttaagaGTCTATGCTTAAACTTGTTTCCAGCTTTGAATTAGAAtttctgaagaagaaaaagaagaagaaagccgAAATACAGCTCACATTGAAAATAATATCTATAATCTCCTTTCTCGACTGAAAACTCTTTTCTCTCTTTTGCTTAAAGGTGATAGTGGTTTTGAGAAAACATTTCTCTTCTGTGGAGACctgatggtggttttcagaaaGAATCTagtagaaaagaaagaaaacgtgAATTCAGGGAGGTGATATGCTTAATTTCTAGTGTGCCCTTGTGAAGGTACAAGGCCGTTGAAACCATTTCCACGTTACTCTATATTCCGTGGGTCCCACTACTAATTCCATAGATAGATAGATATATCTAAATTAGGAAAATGAGCTGAAATATGCCATTTCCAAATAACAggctaaatatttttattttatttttattttcttttacagACTAAATATTTGGGTTTGAGATTCTTTTCTAGCCATATGGGTTGATCCTGCTAAGTTTCTCCAATGTTCACTTTTATATGTTCAGAAAATTACAACTATCACAACATAATTTTTAGAAATTTGCAGTTATCACTAATCCATCGATGAGAAAATAACAATTATCACCATATAATGTTTAGAAATTTGCAATTATCACTATTCAGTATTCAAAAATTATAATTATTTAGCAAATTGCAATTATCACTCCCGAAAATTACAGTTATCACAACATACAAAGTTTAGTGGATACTACTTATTTTCTTGAGAACACATGTTTTTGTAGAAAAGTATGATGCATCTGGAATTCAAACTCTTGTCCACAACTTTCTAATGCGTATACAAGACGGTATGCAAGAGCTGTTAATTCCGATATTTCTATCGTCACTGGATATTGTTGCCATTTCAGCTCTGGTGATCACCATTGGAGATACTATAATTCCTTTAATACTAAAAGCATAATAGATATGAATCCCCTTCAAAGTACTATTTCGATACTACTATTTTTCGTCACATGCTTAGATAATGAATCCCCTTCGAAGTGAATAATAGCTCCAACACTCCCTCCACGACCTGGTAAAAAATTTAAATTAAAAGATGTCAGCACAATCATAAAAAGCTTTGTCTGTGAAAATTAACAGCTTGATTGATTCGTTTTAAAAGTATCCTCTTTGCGTGAAGATATTCTAGCAATCATATAAAAACGAAATGAAGGAATATATAGGTTAACAGACGTAATGATTGATGCGTGAAACCTACACTCTAACTTCCAACACACCTTGACCAGCCCAAATGCTTTACGATTACAGATGGCACAGATGGCGTAAATGAAGAAATAGAGTTTTCCTTAATATGATGCTCCCGTGATTTTTTTTGCTGGTAAAAAAAAGTCAAAACCCAAAAACACTGGCAGCTGATTTAAATCCTCGGCATGTTGATCTCCTCAACTAAGAGGATATAAATGATGACGAAAAGCCTTGTGTAGATGGTGACAGTAAGAATAGTGTGTAAGAAAGGACGGTGATGAAGAACCTCCTGTAATTACTATCACTGGTCGTTTTCAAGGATGGGATAAGGAACCTCCTGTAACTTCTAAAAAGAGAAATAATTGTTTGTTTTGATATGCTAGATGAAGGGGAAGATGGTTTAAAGAAGAAACTTCCCATAAAGAACGCCCACTAAAACGCCCACTAATTGACCATAATCCAAATCAAcgatttttttaataataataattttcttAATAATAAATAACTGATTAAGGCTAAGTAAgtccaattgaaaatgtgggatTATGGATCTAATCTAAAACTGCCAATCTTAACGGCAGATCGTCTGTTATGggctatacatatatataatcttAATAACACGATTCTAGAAGAGAGACACTAAATTTGGGTTCCACATAAATTTCCACTTTATTTATTAtaagttattattattttttcatgattgcCCTTCTTGATAAGTCATAGATTCTAACATGGAGGTAGTCAATTgagatttatatatattttcataGATTTTTAATTTGAGTGACTCCTGGAGATTCTCCAAAAATATAGAGATTTCTATTGATTCTCTGATAGTATATtagagtctttgtgacttgtagAGACAAAATATTGATGTTCACAAAGAGTTTATGtgatttgtagagacaaaaaaaatgaataatatCCGATCAAAACTTCAAAACATCTACCGGTTACTTTATTATGCACTTTATAATCTAAATAAAAGTACCATGAATACCTAGCAAAATAGTTGTTTATTGTCAAAATAAATCTCCTTGTTGCCTTATGCctatgttttcattttttttacttcactcaTCCcacattcattttattttttatgcaATCTCGCCGCAAGTTTACTCCGCAAATGGCCCGTTACTTGTTCATCaactcaaacaaataaaaaaaaaNNNNNNNNNNAGAAACTTCACGAACAACCAGTTCATCTAAACAATAGGTGAAATCTTTGTTATCTTCTTCACTACCTCCACTTTTATCGCCTCTCACATACGCAAAACAGTGGCCTGTATCCACTGATCCCTCGTGCACCACAACACCGATGAGGTGATATTCAAGCATATCACCCCCGACATACCTAAAAACAAAGATTGTACATAATATAAATTAAACAAATACAACCCACCTCACAAACACAAGCATTCTCAAATAAGTAGTACTAAACTGGAAACATTTCGACAGATATCAATCATATATAACCACCAATTCCTTATCTAACATTTGAGTCCCTACCAATTGAATAATCATGGAAGGTGCTAAGGTCCTTCCATAATGGTGGAGATCTTAAGTATTTGACCTTGATGTATAATCTAGGTTTGGTATTTGCCTATTTTGTGTTAGAGGTCGAGCCAGAATGCCGGTTTTGGGGACAACTGTAGATTAAAGTGCAATTATCATTTTCGTATTTGTCTATGTTTTATGGGACTAAAGGCTTAGAACaagaagaacaaggaaaaaaaacagacatgaagaagaaaaaatacctGTCGTCCATGTATGCTCGTAGATCAAAGGTCTCCTCAAAGATAATATGGTCATTTATCTTCTTATTCTCCGCGTTAAACCTCTTTAAGCTAATTGTCAAAATCAAAGGAGCACGAATAACTCGAATACTTTTATTCCCACCCATGCAAGAACAACGATCACAGCGCCTACCAGGGAGAAATTCCAACTCTATATACTGGTCTAAGCAAGTAATTAAGGACACTGCGGCATCCTTATTGCCAACCATGGAAGCACGACTCAAGTCACCAGTAACAGGGATTGGTAGTAATATCTGTAGAAAAAGCTCGTCATGTTCATTAGTGTACCTACAGTTATACATAGGGCAAGATGTGGTATTCAAGACCTGGCCTCCAAAGATCGAATGCACCAAGAGAGGAGGTGAATTCGGAAAGGTCTGAGccagatcttcttcttcctctcgcagTCTCTGAAGTAAGCAAACAAGAAACTCTTGGCTGTCTTGATCCTGACCATCGCCGAATTGGGGGGATTTGGCACAAAAGCAGTAGTACAAATTTAGAAAACGTTCGTCACAATCTGAGACCGGGGCAGACTTGTTTCGATGAACAGTTCCTTTATTGCTTTAGTGAGTGGTTTATCATAGTCATTCAGTTTCATGCAATGAACACGCAGGTGGGGAATGCACAGTAAGACCTGGATAACGGCACTGAAGAAGCAGTTCCTGTTAAAATTGTCGAAGCCACGGATGATGTAGGCGCCACTTTTTCGCACAGATTCAGGCTTTTTGTGTTCGTAACTCTGAGGACATGAAATGGACAAAGATCAATTATGATTACAAACTGAGTTTAGGAAAACAACAAAGTGAGCAAATAAACCTCAAACATATGGAAAAACAAGAGATAAATTAGGAAAGTAGattagataattcaaagaggcaGAAAATTTAGCCAAAAATATAAAGAGGGTCAATCTGTTGGGATTGTTGAGATTAGGACAAATTCAAAAGCCTGGGACGAATCCAAGGTACAGAAGTTCAGAATAGATACTTTGGAATACAAGTTGAGTTTTTTATCCAGTAGAAACTACCAAAAGAAAAACTAGTTTATGCAAATTCATTAACTAACTTTTGTGAATCAACACAAAGTTTGAACCTTTGATCTGTACTACCAGTTAGAGGAGTACTCTGATTGATAAAACTAATTTGATTTCTTACCAAGTTTGAGGGAGAGATGAGGAATGTGGGGATTTAGGTTTACAAAAATGTTATACATAATATTATGAAATTGAAACAAGATTATTGAAAGAGAatattaagattattaatttcatCATATTAAGATTAATCCTCCTACACTCATAACAAGAGGAATGCAGAGATTATTGAATAACAATAAGATCTGTGAATTAAGGAATTACCTTGGGTTGTTGACATTGACATTCTCTGATTGACTCTGCATNNNNNNNNNNNNNNNNNNNNNNNNNNNNNNNNNNNNNNNNNNNNNNNNNNNNNNNNNNNNNNNNNNNNNNNNNNNNNNNNNNNNNNNNNNNNNNNNNNNNNNNNNNNNNNNNNNNNNNNNNNNNNNNNNNNNNNNNNNNNNNNNNNNNNNNNNNNNNNNNNNNNNNNNNNNNNNNNNNNNNNNNNNNNNNNNNNNNNNNNNNNNNNNNNNNNNNNNNNNNNNNNNNNNNNNNNNNNNNNNNNNNNNNNNNNNNNNNNNNNNNNNNNNNNNNNNNNNNNNNNNNNNNNNNNNNNNNNNNNNNNNNNNNNNNNNNNNNNNNNNNNNNNNNNNNNNNNNNNNNNNNNNNNNNNNNNNNNNNNNNNNNNNNNNNNNNNNNNNNNNNNNNNNNNNNNNNNNNNNNNNNNNNNNNNNNNNNNNNNNNNNNNNNNNNNNNNNNNNNNNNNNNNNNNNNNNNNNNNNNNNNNNNNNNNNNNNNNNNNNNNNNNNNNNNNNNNNNNNNNNNNNNNNNNNNNNNNNNNNNNNNNNNNNNNNNNNNNNNNNNNNNNNNNNNNNNNNNNNNNNNNNNNNNNNNNNNNNNNNNNNNNNNNNTTCCATAATGTCCCTCCTCAAGGCGTCGTTCTTCATCATGGCTGTCTTTAACTTCGGGTCTGCTGCTGAACCAACCTAATACACATAGAGCTTCCACAATATCACTAGTGGTTTAGGAAGGTAAAAAATCAAATATGCATATATTCACAAagataagataaaataaataaatgaggGTAAACTTAAATTTACCGTGCACAATAGGATGAATATAAGGACTGCAAGTGATACCAAGGACACCAGTACTCCATGATCATGAGTCGTAAACAGTGTTAAAGTAGAGATATAATAGCATGTCGCTAGGCCATCCATTACGCCCATTTCATCTTTTTCCCAAATACCA
Above is a genomic segment from Papaver somniferum cultivar HN1 chromosome 10, ASM357369v1, whole genome shotgun sequence containing:
- the LOC113316697 gene encoding ubiquitin carboxyl-terminal hydrolase 2-like, producing the protein MYNCRYTNEHDELFLQILLPIPVTGDLSRASMVGNKDAAVSLITCLDQYIELEFLPGRRCDRCSCMGGNKSIRVIRAPLILTISLKRFNAENKKINDHIIFEETFDLRAYMDDRYVGGDMLEYHLIGVVVHEGSVDTGHCFAYVRGDKSGGSEEDNKDFTYCLDELGDDNGDVESIRREISGLRKELHDVKAYAESIRECQCQQPKSYEHKKPESVRKSGAYIIRGFDNFNRNCFFSAVIQVLLCIPHLRVHCMKLNDYDKPLTKAIKELFIETSLPRSQIVTNVF